One region of Duncaniella freteri genomic DNA includes:
- a CDS encoding LysE family translocator → MMRGILIGILVSAPMGPIGMLCIQRTLNRGRWPAFYTGVGAGLSDLIYCLLTGLGLSFVTDFVQDNQSLLQLIGSVVLLVYAGYLFGANPSRTLQSQGVQSMSNWKDFVTGFLLTFSNPFILFFIIGLFARFSFLAPEFEAYHYVAGYISIFAGAVMWWFGVTWIVNKMRSHFNIRSLWLLNRIVGALIMLMGAIGLVTALHELFVNH, encoded by the coding sequence ATGATGAGGGGAATCCTCATAGGGATTCTTGTGTCGGCTCCAATGGGGCCGATAGGGATGCTGTGTATCCAACGAACACTCAACCGTGGGCGATGGCCTGCATTCTATACCGGTGTCGGAGCCGGATTGAGCGACCTTATCTACTGTCTGCTCACCGGACTGGGACTATCGTTTGTCACCGATTTCGTACAGGACAATCAAAGCCTTCTTCAGTTGATAGGCTCGGTGGTGCTGTTAGTATATGCCGGCTATCTCTTCGGAGCAAATCCGTCACGCACGCTACAGTCGCAAGGAGTGCAGTCAATGAGCAACTGGAAAGACTTCGTGACAGGATTCCTGCTGACATTCTCCAATCCGTTCATATTGTTTTTCATTATCGGACTGTTTGCAAGGTTCAGTTTTCTCGCACCTGAGTTTGAAGCATACCACTATGTGGCAGGATACATCTCGATATTCGCAGGAGCTGTAATGTGGTGGTTTGGTGTGACATGGATTGTCAATAAGATGAGGAGCCATTTCAACATCCGCTCATTATGGTTGCTCAACCGTATAGTGGGGGCACTTATAATGCTCATGGGTGCCATAGGGCTCGTGACTGCTCTTCACGAGCTGTTTGTGAACCATTAA
- the clpB gene encoding ATP-dependent chaperone ClpB, whose product MNFNNFTIKSQEAIQKAIEIARGAGNQAIEPVHLLKGVMTEGESLINFIFSKVGASTATLMRQVDEKIASEPRVSGGEPYLSRTSNDVLQKALDIAKKQGDEYVTLEALLMAIFTVNSPAATILKDAGLSQRELEAAVAELRKGKKATDQSAEDTYQALSKYAINLNERAREGKLDPVIGRDDEIRRVLQILSRRTKNNPMLIGEPGTGKTAIAEGLAQRIVRGDVPENLRSKQIYSLDMGALVAGAKYKGEFEERLKAIVNEVTGADGEIILFIDEIHTLVGAGKGEGAMDAANILKPALARGELRSIGATTLDEYQKYFEKDKALERRFQKVMVNEPDEAAAIAILRGLKERYENHHKVRIRDEAIIAAVTLSERYITDRFLPDKAIDLVDEAASKLRLEIDSVPQALDEISRLIAQKEIEREAIKREGDKPKVKEIEKELADLRDREKDFTAKWKAEKDLINRIQQNKIEIEQLNFDAERAEREGDYARVAEIRYSRIQQKEKENADIQEQLKMMQGEKALIKEEVDSEDIADVVSRWTGIPVNKMVQTEKEKLLHLETELHHRVVGQNDAIRAIADAVRRSRAGLNDPRRPIGSFIFLGTTGVGKTELAKALAEYLFDDENMMTRIDMSEYQEKHSVSRLVGAPPGYVGYDEGGQLTEAVRRKPYSVVLFDEIEKAHPDVFNILLQVLDDGRLTDNKGRMVNFKNTIIIMTSNMGSSLIRDNFAKMTPDNREVTIENTKNEVIELLKQTIRPEFLNRIDEIIMFTPLDEAEIEEIVGLQIRSIQKMLSANGITLEVTPAALKFLAEEGYDPEFGARPVKRVIHRMVLNQLSKDILAQKVDREHPIVIDYDGNDIIFKN is encoded by the coding sequence ATGAACTTCAATAATTTTACAATTAAGTCTCAGGAAGCGATACAGAAGGCGATAGAGATTGCCCGGGGAGCAGGCAATCAGGCTATCGAACCCGTACATCTTCTTAAAGGGGTTATGACTGAGGGTGAATCGCTCATCAACTTTATATTTTCCAAGGTGGGGGCAAGTACTGCCACCTTGATGCGTCAGGTTGATGAAAAGATAGCCTCCGAACCGCGTGTGTCAGGTGGCGAGCCATACCTCAGCCGTACTTCCAATGATGTCCTCCAGAAAGCTCTTGACATAGCCAAAAAGCAGGGTGATGAGTACGTGACTCTTGAAGCTCTGCTTATGGCGATCTTCACGGTCAACTCTCCGGCTGCAACAATCCTTAAGGATGCCGGATTGAGCCAACGTGAACTTGAAGCCGCTGTGGCTGAGCTGCGCAAAGGGAAGAAAGCTACTGACCAGAGTGCCGAGGACACATATCAGGCATTATCCAAATATGCCATTAACCTGAATGAACGTGCCCGCGAAGGTAAGCTCGATCCGGTCATCGGTCGTGATGACGAGATACGCCGAGTGCTCCAGATCCTTTCGCGACGCACGAAGAACAACCCTATGCTCATCGGTGAGCCGGGCACCGGCAAGACCGCTATCGCCGAGGGGCTTGCACAGAGGATTGTGCGCGGTGACGTGCCCGAGAATCTGCGCAGCAAGCAGATATACTCGCTTGACATGGGTGCCCTTGTTGCCGGTGCAAAGTATAAAGGCGAGTTTGAGGAGCGTCTGAAGGCTATCGTCAATGAAGTGACCGGAGCCGATGGTGAAATCATCCTCTTTATTGACGAGATCCACACTCTTGTGGGTGCCGGTAAGGGTGAGGGTGCCATGGATGCCGCCAATATTCTCAAGCCCGCGCTCGCCCGCGGTGAGCTGCGCTCCATCGGTGCGACGACTCTTGATGAGTACCAGAAGTATTTTGAAAAGGACAAGGCTCTCGAACGCCGTTTCCAGAAAGTGATGGTGAATGAGCCTGATGAGGCGGCTGCTATCGCTATCCTGCGCGGACTTAAGGAGCGTTACGAGAACCACCACAAGGTACGTATCCGTGACGAGGCTATCATAGCAGCGGTCACTCTGTCGGAACGTTACATCACCGATCGTTTCCTCCCTGACAAGGCTATCGATCTTGTTGACGAGGCTGCATCCAAGCTGCGTCTTGAAATCGATTCGGTACCTCAGGCTCTTGACGAGATATCCCGTCTTATAGCTCAGAAAGAGATAGAGAGGGAGGCTATCAAGCGCGAGGGTGACAAGCCTAAGGTGAAGGAGATTGAAAAGGAACTTGCCGATCTGCGTGACCGTGAGAAGGATTTCACAGCCAAATGGAAGGCTGAGAAGGATCTGATCAACAGAATTCAGCAGAATAAGATCGAGATCGAACAGCTGAATTTCGATGCCGAGCGTGCCGAGCGTGAGGGTGATTATGCCCGTGTAGCCGAAATCCGTTACTCCAGGATTCAGCAGAAGGAGAAGGAGAATGCCGACATCCAGGAGCAACTGAAGATGATGCAGGGCGAGAAGGCTCTCATAAAGGAGGAGGTCGACTCGGAGGACATCGCCGACGTGGTGTCACGCTGGACCGGGATTCCTGTCAATAAGATGGTGCAGACCGAGAAGGAGAAACTGCTCCATCTTGAGACTGAGCTTCATCATAGGGTTGTGGGTCAGAACGATGCCATCCGTGCTATTGCCGATGCCGTACGCCGCTCTCGTGCAGGGCTCAATGACCCCCGGCGTCCTATCGGCTCATTCATCTTCCTCGGTACCACAGGTGTAGGTAAGACCGAGCTTGCAAAGGCTCTTGCCGAATACCTGTTCGATGACGAGAATATGATGACCCGTATCGATATGAGCGAGTATCAGGAGAAGCATTCGGTGTCAAGGCTTGTAGGCGCGCCTCCGGGATATGTCGGTTATGACGAGGGTGGGCAGCTCACTGAGGCTGTGAGGCGCAAACCTTACTCGGTGGTGCTGTTCGATGAGATAGAAAAAGCCCATCCCGATGTGTTCAACATTCTTCTACAGGTGCTTGACGACGGCAGACTCACCGACAACAAGGGGCGTATGGTGAACTTCAAGAACACCATAATCATCATGACATCCAATATGGGATCGTCACTCATACGTGATAATTTCGCCAAGATGACCCCCGACAACCGTGAGGTGACCATCGAGAACACCAAGAATGAAGTGATAGAGCTCTTGAAGCAGACTATCCGTCCTGAGTTCCTCAACCGCATCGATGAGATCATAATGTTCACACCTCTTGACGAGGCTGAGATCGAAGAGATAGTAGGTTTGCAGATAAGGTCGATACAGAAGATGCTTTCTGCCAACGGTATTACTCTCGAAGTCACTCCGGCGGCACTCAAGTTTCTTGCCGAGGAGGGTTACGATCCCGAATTCGGTGCGCGTCCGGTCAAGCGGGTGATCCACCGCATGGTGCTCAATCAGTTGAGCAAGGATATCCTCGCTCAGAAAGTGGACCGTGAGCATCCGATTGTCATAGACTATGACGGAAATGATATAATATTCAAAAATTAA
- a CDS encoding DUF4906 domain-containing protein has product MINFRQIVRIAASVPLLWGAVACSDTVFDRTEDPEALPGDRAATIEVPLRLHPEKPKVIGKPLVNDIPSRAEGDNDDEEKPADPEKAAEEALHDIWVFQFDSIGNQLIAPRYYEVVSTEIRKLNIRLAEGEDSHVYVLANTGDPEWAKNKDLSTIEKFVGYEYPFTEENVEMGKDEYLLMEGNVKETIRKETDLLPIDIHLTRMMAKISFKYVTAEAAKGLVVTRVIINNMPEKMRMEETPKEQNYPLGDEFVTRSVTIDKQLASGEVYTFYMPANRRGTNGNTDPGTKNDGAPEKALYVQLFVSSKSNGSNFLYTIYLGANDVNDFNVRRNHNYNITLNINSEHRDNRVLAAPANCFVLAHNDEIMFDPYTRTETGGGWKYTDYVNKKDPKKKITSVSIIWQQANVIGNNSSNDRVWLDKYDRIHVKSGTANGNALIAGYNADHEVVWSWHIWVNNDKPAELAAAVPYYTFEWDAKGIKTAQGRTRKGRSLMTCNLGALSRSRKPSRPADTFGCHYQWGRKDPFPAAWGRGEAGSSYGSLGGQKNYDKAYIGQLYDNSYKQIPMTSQTGNKVNTGYIFDVAQTSATVGTIEYSIKNPTKFISPLLDTDGSVQNPSLASQCVAGTDGDWYFPNPNHADNLWGGTSFTSALQYVVDSASGAILSDNGATEKSIFDPCPAGWMVPPGDMWLSFTKTGVNTGSDDYPSMNTKDSKAVNEAARGYNMCMTKVFKNAGLSGAADITVFFPSQGVRMAGGTFNQVGYCGNYHTTTGGKGGRTNAFHMHTPSFMYPFETGFGYTRRATGCSIRCVRDVDD; this is encoded by the coding sequence ATGATAAATTTTCGACAGATTGTACGTATAGCAGCTTCGGTTCCGTTGCTGTGGGGTGCGGTGGCGTGCTCCGATACAGTATTTGATCGTACTGAAGATCCCGAGGCTTTGCCAGGTGACCGTGCCGCCACTATTGAGGTGCCATTGCGTCTGCATCCCGAAAAGCCTAAGGTGATCGGAAAGCCGTTGGTTAACGATATCCCTTCTCGCGCAGAGGGCGATAATGATGATGAAGAAAAGCCTGCCGATCCAGAAAAGGCGGCTGAGGAGGCCCTGCATGACATATGGGTGTTCCAGTTCGATTCGATCGGAAATCAGCTTATAGCTCCGAGATATTATGAAGTGGTCTCAACCGAAATCCGTAAGCTCAATATACGTCTGGCTGAAGGTGAGGACAGCCATGTGTATGTGCTTGCCAATACCGGCGACCCTGAATGGGCTAAGAACAAGGACCTGTCCACAATCGAAAAGTTTGTTGGTTATGAGTACCCATTCACCGAGGAGAATGTTGAGATGGGCAAGGATGAATACCTGCTTATGGAGGGTAACGTGAAGGAGACCATCCGTAAGGAGACAGATCTGCTCCCCATAGATATCCACCTCACGCGTATGATGGCGAAGATCAGTTTCAAGTATGTGACGGCGGAGGCTGCCAAGGGACTGGTGGTGACTCGTGTGATCATCAACAATATGCCTGAGAAGATGCGTATGGAGGAGACTCCGAAAGAGCAGAATTATCCTCTTGGAGACGAATTCGTGACACGTTCGGTGACAATCGACAAGCAGCTTGCTTCGGGCGAGGTATACACGTTCTATATGCCTGCTAACCGCCGAGGCACCAACGGAAATACTGATCCAGGAACCAAGAATGACGGTGCGCCTGAAAAGGCTCTCTATGTACAGCTCTTTGTGTCTTCTAAATCCAATGGATCAAACTTCCTCTATACCATATATCTTGGGGCTAACGATGTCAACGACTTCAATGTGCGTCGCAACCACAATTACAATATTACCCTGAACATCAATTCCGAGCACCGTGACAACCGTGTGCTTGCCGCTCCTGCCAACTGCTTTGTGCTTGCTCACAACGATGAGATAATGTTTGACCCCTATACCCGCACCGAGACCGGCGGAGGCTGGAAGTACACCGATTATGTCAATAAGAAAGACCCGAAGAAAAAAATCACAAGTGTCAGCATCATATGGCAGCAGGCCAATGTGATAGGCAACAATTCATCAAACGATCGGGTATGGCTTGACAAATATGACCGCATACACGTCAAATCGGGAACTGCCAACGGCAATGCCCTTATTGCCGGCTACAATGCCGATCATGAGGTTGTATGGTCCTGGCACATCTGGGTCAACAACGACAAGCCTGCCGAACTTGCGGCGGCTGTGCCTTACTACACGTTTGAATGGGATGCCAAGGGGATCAAGACTGCTCAGGGACGTACCCGAAAGGGACGTTCGCTTATGACGTGTAATCTTGGCGCTTTGAGCCGCAGCCGAAAGCCGTCCCGTCCTGCCGATACATTCGGTTGTCACTATCAGTGGGGGCGCAAAGATCCGTTCCCGGCTGCTTGGGGGCGTGGCGAAGCCGGTTCAAGCTATGGATCGTTAGGTGGTCAGAAAAATTATGACAAAGCCTATATCGGACAGCTCTATGATAATTCATATAAACAGATACCGATGACAAGCCAGACCGGTAACAAGGTCAATACAGGTTATATATTTGATGTAGCTCAGACATCTGCTACAGTCGGTACTATCGAATATTCAATTAAAAATCCCACGAAGTTTATTTCACCATTGTTGGATACCGACGGCTCTGTGCAGAATCCTTCTTTAGCCTCTCAATGTGTGGCAGGAACGGATGGTGACTGGTATTTCCCGAATCCTAATCATGCCGATAATCTTTGGGGAGGTACTTCATTTACATCTGCTTTGCAATATGTTGTTGATTCTGCGAGTGGAGCTATTCTTTCTGATAATGGTGCAACTGAGAAATCTATTTTTGATCCATGTCCTGCCGGATGGATGGTTCCTCCGGGCGACATGTGGCTGTCATTCACAAAAACGGGAGTCAATACAGGATCGGATGATTATCCGAGCATGAATACCAAGGATTCCAAGGCTGTTAATGAGGCGGCACGCGGTTATAATATGTGTATGACCAAGGTGTTCAAGAATGCAGGATTGAGCGGTGCTGCTGATATCACGGTGTTCTTCCCGTCGCAGGGTGTGCGCATGGCTGGCGGCACATTCAATCAGGTGGGCTATTGCGGTAACTACCACACCACTACCGGTGGAAAGGGTGGACGTACCAATGCATTCCACATGCACACTCCGTCGTTCATGTACCCCTTCGAGACAGGTTTCGGATATACCCGCCGAGCCACCGGATGTTCTATCCGCTGTGTGCGTGACGTGGATGATTGA
- a CDS encoding fimbrial protein: MRLTNHLAKIVLGALVLALSSCSDDRFADNADACMVLPGDRAATIEVPLRLHADAPSVIGKPLVNDIVSRADGDAGTPADPEQAAEEAIKNIWVFQFDSIGNQLIAPRYYEVASTEIRKLNIRLAEGEDSYVYVLANTCDPDWAKGKDLSTVEKFVGYEYPFTEDNVEMGKDEYLLMEGNVKETIRKETDLLPIDIHLTRMMAKISFKYVTAEAAKNLIVTRVIIHNMPEKMRMEETPIEENYPTGDFATRSVTIDKKLASGELYTFYMPANRRGETANTDASLKNNEAPDKALYVQLFVTSRTNGSNFLYTIYLGANDTNDYNVCRNHNYNITLNLKSENRDDRVLAAPANCFVMNTGNEIMFDPYTRTETGGGFKYSDFVNKSDPKKKIAKVKILWQEAGVIGNNKDYDKVYIDDYSRIHVKSGTSVGNALIAAYNSVDTIVWSWHIWINNESPANLDEAVPYYTFEWDSSGIKAGDDKRTVKGRSLMKCNLGAKSADPESYGLSTYGTVYQWGRKDPFPLGWKVDYYPSGYYAYNSSNIGTLYDNEYNPIKMTTDGGVSTTELFSTEKVTREIGSIKYVTEHPTHFISTVKAGDSYNTSPANHINDADWYWEHNDLLWGGTSYDSAEKKYTVSSNIELTDNGAKEKSIFDPCPAGWMVPPGDMWLGFTKNGLNASSYSNINSMHSGDNTSYRGFRMYVQEWGKGKWVYFPSQGLRTMGGKPWRNGMCGNYHTSTASKGGRVNILHLHTPGSLAPFETDYGYTGRAVGGPVRCVRDVDEE, translated from the coding sequence ATGAGACTGACCAATCATCTTGCAAAAATTGTATTGGGGGCACTTGTCCTGGCATTATCATCATGTAGTGATGACCGGTTTGCGGATAATGCCGATGCCTGCATGGTTCTTCCCGGTGACCGCGCTGCCACCATTGAAGTGCCGTTGCGTCTGCACGCCGATGCTCCGTCGGTAATCGGCAAGCCCCTTGTCAACGACATCGTGTCGAGGGCCGACGGTGATGCCGGCACCCCTGCTGATCCTGAGCAGGCAGCCGAGGAGGCCATCAAGAACATCTGGGTGTTCCAGTTCGACTCGATCGGCAACCAGCTCATAGCCCCGCGCTATTACGAGGTTGCCTCCACCGAGATCCGCAAGCTCAACATCCGTCTTGCCGAGGGGGAGGACAGCTACGTCTATGTCCTTGCCAACACCTGCGACCCCGATTGGGCAAAGGGAAAGGACCTTTCCACAGTGGAGAAGTTCGTTGGCTACGAATACCCCTTCACCGAGGACAATGTTGAGATGGGCAAGGATGAATACCTGCTTATGGAGGGTAACGTAAAGGAGACCATACGCAAGGAGACCGATTTGCTTCCCATCGATATCCACCTTACACGTATGATGGCTAAGATCAGTTTCAAATACGTCACTGCCGAAGCTGCCAAAAACCTTATTGTGACACGTGTGATCATCCATAACATGCCTGAGAAGATGCGTATGGAGGAGACTCCGATTGAAGAGAATTATCCTACAGGTGACTTTGCAACACGTTCGGTGACAATCGACAAGAAGCTGGCTTCCGGGGAATTGTACACTTTCTATATGCCTGCCAATCGTCGAGGCGAGACCGCCAACACAGATGCTTCCTTGAAGAACAACGAGGCACCTGACAAGGCTCTATATGTGCAATTGTTTGTGACATCGCGCACCAATGGCTCCAACTTCCTTTACACCATCTATCTTGGAGCCAATGATACCAATGACTATAATGTGTGCCGCAACCACAATTACAATATCACCTTGAATCTGAAATCGGAGAATCGCGATGATCGTGTTCTTGCAGCTCCTGCCAACTGCTTTGTGATGAACACAGGCAATGAGATCATGTTTGATCCCTATACGCGCACTGAGACCGGTGGCGGATTCAAGTACTCGGATTTCGTCAACAAGAGCGATCCTAAGAAAAAAATTGCCAAAGTGAAGATCCTTTGGCAGGAGGCCGGAGTGATCGGCAACAATAAAGATTATGACAAGGTCTACATTGATGACTATTCTCGCATACATGTCAAGTCGGGCACAAGCGTTGGCAACGCACTGATAGCGGCATACAACAGTGTAGACACTATCGTGTGGTCCTGGCATATATGGATCAACAACGAGTCGCCTGCCAATCTTGACGAGGCAGTGCCTTATTATACATTCGAGTGGGATTCATCCGGTATCAAGGCTGGTGATGACAAGCGCACTGTGAAGGGGCGTTCACTTATGAAGTGCAATCTCGGGGCTAAATCGGCTGATCCCGAATCATATGGTCTCAGCACCTATGGCACGGTATATCAGTGGGGGCGCAAGGACCCGTTCCCTCTCGGTTGGAAAGTCGATTATTATCCGTCAGGATATTATGCCTACAACAGTTCTAACATCGGTACTCTTTACGACAATGAGTACAACCCCATAAAGATGACTACCGATGGCGGGGTCAGCACTACAGAGCTGTTCAGCACTGAAAAAGTCACTCGCGAAATCGGCTCGATCAAATATGTGACCGAGCATCCCACTCACTTTATCAGCACGGTGAAAGCAGGGGATTCTTATAATACCTCTCCCGCCAATCACATCAATGATGCCGACTGGTATTGGGAGCATAATGATCTACTGTGGGGAGGCACATCCTATGATTCAGCTGAAAAGAAGTATACCGTATCTTCCAATATAGAGCTTACCGACAATGGTGCCAAGGAGAAATCCATTTTCGATCCCTGTCCGGCAGGGTGGATGGTGCCTCCGGGCGACATGTGGCTCGGTTTCACAAAAAATGGATTGAATGCATCTTCATATTCCAACATCAACTCCATGCACAGCGGTGACAACACTTCCTACCGCGGATTCAGAATGTATGTGCAGGAATGGGGTAAAGGCAAGTGGGTATACTTCCCGAGCCAGGGATTGCGTACTATGGGCGGCAAGCCATGGCGCAACGGAATGTGTGGTAACTATCATACATCTACAGCCTCCAAGGGAGGACGCGTAAATATTCTCCATCTTCACACCCCAGGTTCTTTGGCACCGTTTGAGACCGATTACGGTTACACCGGACGAGCTGTTGGCGGACCTGTGCGCTGTGTGCGTGATGTGGATGAGGAGTAG
- a CDS encoding FimB/Mfa2 family fimbrial subunit: MFRKLHNIIAVVCCGVVSMLFAASCSSDEPFSSDGKGNEIVVTIEVRGSRAAADDKDSLHTDLKVHEGIVLIYDENGVYEGGEKIDPDKMKTSLRLTEGDKRIIAVANPTKALRDLLAVDCHEPILDEFGNVKTYKGDTVWRNIKPVYNRYDSLVPKLSLSADYLKGVQNSGRMLLLYDNVVNVISEDGKTGYLEIPLSYPIARVDLHARCLSTEKTRVVDAAIRLSHISPWLNWDHTRPAVEGIVEAKFTDVSDRMTVVVKEDELFGDWVVGNVKENAPLATLYTYHTDTNASLEIGLRFKGGADYDWYPIDMAELLKESGFKGFEAGHLYQIFITVYPDKVGHIIVDPWVVSEELDFTIG; encoded by the coding sequence ATGTTCCGAAAATTGCATAATATAATTGCAGTAGTCTGTTGCGGTGTGGTTTCCATGCTGTTTGCTGCCTCCTGCTCATCAGATGAGCCTTTCTCATCTGATGGCAAAGGCAATGAAATAGTGGTCACTATCGAGGTGAGAGGCTCACGTGCCGCTGCCGATGACAAAGACAGTCTTCATACCGATCTCAAGGTACATGAGGGTATCGTACTGATTTACGATGAGAACGGCGTATATGAGGGTGGAGAGAAAATCGACCCTGACAAGATGAAGACATCTCTGCGTCTCACCGAAGGTGATAAGCGTATCATAGCAGTGGCTAACCCCACCAAGGCTCTGCGCGATCTGCTTGCAGTGGACTGTCATGAGCCGATACTGGATGAGTTTGGCAATGTAAAGACCTATAAAGGTGACACAGTGTGGAGGAATATAAAGCCTGTCTACAACCGTTATGACAGTCTGGTGCCGAAGCTTTCGCTTAGCGCAGACTATCTCAAGGGTGTTCAGAACAGTGGCCGTATGCTTCTGCTTTACGATAATGTCGTAAACGTGATAAGCGAGGACGGCAAGACCGGATACCTGGAGATACCGCTGAGCTATCCTATAGCGCGTGTGGATCTGCATGCCCGATGTCTTTCGACCGAGAAGACAAGGGTTGTGGATGCCGCGATACGCTTGAGCCATATATCACCGTGGCTCAATTGGGATCACACGCGTCCTGCTGTGGAAGGCATAGTGGAAGCGAAGTTTACGGATGTCTCCGACCGGATGACAGTTGTTGTTAAGGAGGACGAGCTCTTCGGTGACTGGGTTGTGGGAAATGTCAAGGAGAATGCCCCGCTGGCTACACTCTATACATATCATACCGACACCAATGCGAGTCTTGAGATAGGTTTGCGCTTCAAAGGTGGTGCCGACTACGATTGGTATCCGATCGATATGGCGGAACTACTGAAGGAATCCGGTTTCAAGGGGTTCGAAGCCGGTCATCTTTACCAGATTTTCATAACGGTATATCCCGATAAGGTGGGTCATATTATAGTTGACCCATGGGTAGTGTCTGAAGAACTTGATTTTACCATAGGATAA
- a CDS encoding FimB/Mfa2 family fimbrial subunit, translated as MSRVLYKILVPVFVLLLCQACITEVDVGACNNTVIRFEYFGDGKDDVFADNVSSVTVCVYDSEGKLVTQVTIDKDSLKDFPGLKLRLPETGSYTVVAWGNLDDDCKLESQDKYTDGKVVVDGDNPDTFDKIFVGKIEFELDDLDGRKEMEIPFKSGHVTVNTYIQSSLDETPKYMVKMGEFASGISNSGDPVGPMRYYQTDFTTTPEGRHEAVTHLPRFSEDTDAVLEVYDTATGTLVASVKLAEYIAAHGIKLTGVEDAVIDVLIAISGTNISIKFPGWKPKPVYPSI; from the coding sequence ATGTCGAGAGTATTATATAAAATCCTCGTCCCGGTATTCGTGTTGCTACTCTGCCAGGCCTGCATTACTGAGGTCGATGTCGGAGCGTGCAACAACACCGTGATACGGTTCGAATATTTCGGTGACGGCAAGGATGATGTCTTTGCTGATAATGTCTCCTCCGTGACCGTCTGTGTCTACGACAGCGAGGGCAAACTGGTGACGCAGGTGACCATCGACAAGGACAGCCTCAAGGACTTCCCGGGCCTGAAGTTGCGCTTGCCGGAGACAGGCTCGTATACTGTGGTCGCATGGGGCAACCTCGATGATGACTGCAAGCTTGAGTCGCAGGACAAGTATACTGATGGCAAGGTGGTCGTTGACGGTGACAATCCGGATACGTTCGACAAGATTTTTGTAGGTAAGATCGAGTTCGAACTCGATGATCTGGATGGACGTAAGGAGATGGAGATTCCGTTCAAGTCCGGTCATGTCACTGTGAACACCTACATACAATCATCGCTTGACGAGACACCGAAGTACATGGTAAAGATGGGTGAGTTCGCGTCGGGTATATCCAACTCCGGCGATCCTGTAGGTCCCATGCGATACTATCAGACCGACTTCACCACTACTCCTGAAGGTCGTCATGAGGCTGTCACCCATCTGCCGCGCTTCAGCGAGGACACTGACGCTGTGCTTGAGGTGTATGATACCGCTACCGGTACTCTTGTGGCATCAGTCAAGCTTGCCGAATATATTGCCGCTCACGGTATAAAGCTTACCGGGGTGGAGGATGCGGTGATCGATGTTCTGATAGCCATTTCAGGCACGAATATTTCAATCAAATTTCCCGGGTGGAAACCAAAGCCGGTCTACCCGAGCATTTAA
- a CDS encoding DUF3575 domain-containing protein, whose amino-acid sequence MTIASCFACIVLSTIKTEAGELFTEVDPVVELPAADTAAAKGYADTMTTDTIPSRIVEYPKWNVGTNILEWIGVMPDLKYTTWGANIYGEFYFKKQFSVKLTAAYSEHHYGGGEKFQGFTSYVAEPRYWFRKDSTFKGFFGGVYGQLGDYNDIDTERKYTGHFWGTGLSAGYLYPVWKGLAVEFNVRAGYRSTNINKYVYNGTGDRCLCQRFGEHKFVLSGFALNLSWRF is encoded by the coding sequence ATGACAATTGCCTCTTGTTTTGCTTGCATCGTTCTCTCTACGATTAAGACAGAGGCTGGTGAGTTATTCACCGAAGTTGATCCGGTCGTCGAATTGCCGGCAGCAGATACCGCAGCGGCAAAGGGATATGCCGATACCATGACTACCGATACAATTCCATCCAGGATTGTCGAGTATCCTAAATGGAACGTAGGAACCAATATTCTTGAATGGATCGGCGTGATGCCTGATCTTAAGTACACCACATGGGGTGCCAATATCTATGGGGAATTTTATTTCAAAAAACAATTCTCAGTAAAGCTGACAGCAGCCTATAGCGAACATCATTATGGTGGAGGGGAGAAGTTCCAGGGATTCACATCTTATGTTGCTGAGCCTCGCTACTGGTTCCGTAAGGATTCTACCTTCAAGGGTTTCTTCGGTGGAGTTTACGGACAGCTCGGTGATTATAACGACATCGACACCGAACGTAAATACACAGGGCACTTCTGGGGTACTGGTCTCTCAGCCGGTTATCTATATCCGGTGTGGAAAGGTCTTGCCGTAGAGTTCAACGTGCGTGCGGGATATCGTTCCACCAACATTAACAAGTACGTCTACAATGGTACGGGCGATCGTTGTTTGTGCCAAAGATTTGGCGAGCATAAGTTTGTGCTTTCAGGATTCGCGCTGAATCTTTCATGGCGTTTCTGA